A region of Limisphaerales bacterium DNA encodes the following proteins:
- the rpsO gene encoding 30S ribosomal protein S15, with protein MDPKVKQEAIQEFRINESDTGSADVQVAVLSRRIKHLERHLVQNKKDHHSRRGLLNMVSRRKRLLRYLGNRHDTNHVVDLKKRLSIR; from the coding sequence ATGGACCCGAAAGTCAAACAAGAGGCAATTCAGGAATTTCGCATTAACGAGTCGGACACCGGCTCGGCGGACGTTCAAGTGGCGGTGCTTAGTCGCCGCATCAAACATCTGGAGCGACACCTCGTCCAGAACAAGAAAGACCACCACTCCCGCCGCGGGCTGCTCAATATGGTGAGCCGACGCAAACGGTTGTTGCGGTATCTTGGAAACAGACACGACACGAATCATGTGGTCGACTTGAAAAAGCGGCTGAGCATTCGTTAG
- a CDS encoding rod shape-determining protein, translating to MFDGIKSLFSNDIGIDLGTANSLVFLKDKGIVLREPSVVAIQAGTKNVLAVGNEAKAMLGRTPGNIVAIRPMKDGVIADFDVTEAMLRAFISKVHHRKLVEPRVVVAVPSGITEVERRAVEDSVTRAGAREFYPIKQPLAAAIGAGLPVAEPAGNMVVDIGGGTAEIAVISLANIVQATSLRVGGDQFDNAIIGHLKNAHNLKIGERTAEEIKLKIGSAFPLEEEMTMEVKGLAISSGLPRTVTIRSEEIRDALKDPLSSILESIRQILEQCPPELAGDLVDRGIVVAGGGALLRGIDRLIAKETQLPVSIADEPLISVANGTGMVLRNIDFWRRAAA from the coding sequence ATGTTTGACGGTATCAAAAGCTTGTTTTCCAATGACATTGGCATCGATCTCGGAACCGCCAACTCTTTGGTTTTCTTGAAAGATAAAGGCATTGTGCTGCGCGAACCCTCCGTGGTGGCCATCCAAGCCGGTACCAAAAACGTGCTCGCCGTGGGCAACGAAGCCAAGGCAATGCTCGGGCGCACCCCTGGCAACATCGTTGCCATCCGCCCAATGAAAGACGGCGTGATCGCGGATTTCGATGTGACCGAAGCAATGCTGCGCGCTTTCATTTCCAAAGTCCACCATCGCAAGCTCGTCGAGCCGCGCGTCGTCGTAGCCGTGCCCTCGGGCATCACCGAAGTGGAACGCCGCGCGGTGGAAGACTCCGTGACGCGCGCCGGGGCCCGTGAATTTTATCCCATCAAGCAACCGCTCGCCGCCGCCATCGGCGCGGGGTTACCCGTGGCCGAGCCCGCCGGGAACATGGTGGTGGACATCGGCGGCGGCACGGCGGAGATTGCGGTAATCTCACTCGCCAACATCGTACAAGCCACCAGCCTGCGCGTGGGCGGCGATCAATTTGACAATGCAATTATCGGGCACCTGAAAAATGCCCACAACCTGAAAATCGGCGAACGCACTGCCGAGGAAATCAAACTAAAAATCGGGTCCGCCTTCCCCTTGGAAGAGGAAATGACGATGGAGGTCAAAGGCCTCGCCATCAGCTCCGGGTTACCCCGCACGGTAACCATCCGTTCAGAGGAAATCCGTGATGCTCTCAAGGATCCGCTCTCGAGCATCTTGGAATCCATCCGCCAAATCCTTGAGCAATGCCCGCCCGAACTGGCAGGCGACCTCGTGGATCGCGGCATTGTGGTGGCCGGCGGCGGTGCGCTCCTGCGCGGCATCGACCGGCTCATTGCCAAGGAAACCCAACTGCCCGTCTCCATTGCAGACGAGCCGCTCATTTCCGTGGCCAATGGCACCGGAATGGTTCTGAGAAATATCGATTTTTGGAGGCGCGCCGCCGCCTGA